The window TATCGGCCGTGCCTTGCAGGATCAGGAACGGGACCGAATTCTTGCTCACGCGGTCGAGCGGGGACGCTTTTTTGTACAGGTCGCTTTTGCTCGCCGCCGTCCCGCCCATGAGTGGGACGAGAAACATGGCCTCGATCCCTGGTGTGTCACCGAACAGGCTCAGGTCGGCCGGGCCGAAGAAGTCGACCACGCAGCTCACGCGGCTCGACTGGTCCGGGTACAGGGGGCCGTCGAAGCCGGCGGATTTATCCGTCGTTCCCAGAAGTGCCGCGAGGTGCCCGCCGGACGAGAAGCCGAGGGCGCCGATCCGGTCCGGGTCGATGTGAAACTCTTTCGCGTTCGCCCGGAGGAAACGGACGGCCGTTTTCGCGTCTTCGATCTGGGCCGGGAATTTCGACTTCGGGGCGAACCGGTAACTGACGCTGGCCGCCGCGTACCCGTGGCCGGCTAGCGTCTCGATCAGGCTCTTGTTGCCCGGCCCGAACTCGGCCCACGGGATCGGCCGGGACAAGTCCTTCCGGCTCCCCATCTTCCACGCCCCGCCGTGCAAACAGACCACGCACGGGAACGGGCCGGGGCCGGGTGGGGCGGCGAAATCGAGTTTCAATTTCTCGTCGCCGGCGGTGGCGTAAGTGACGTCGAACCGCGTCACGGGGCCGGGGGGCGGTGGATCGGCTGCCCGGGCGACCGGGGGGATGAGAGCGAACAGCGTGGAAAGCCAGGCAGCGGTCGTCGTGAGCCGGAACATCCGGGCGGCCCTCGGGGCGTGGACAAAGTCGTTTACCAATTCTATCGGTCCGTCGGGGGATTTGGCAAAAACGAAGGCGCCGCGGACTGATGAAAACCGGGTGAGTCTCTGGCGTCGGGCAAAAAGAAAGAACCGCTTCAGTTCTTCACGACCCCGCTGCGGATGTGGCGGACCGCCTGGGCGAGCATCGAAAAGTGCCGCCCGGCGGTCTGATTGTTGACCTCGTGCTGGTTGAGCGTCACCCCGAACAGGAAGAGGGCGATGGGTGTCGGCCCGCCGGCCAGGTCTGCCCCCGCCTCGACCATCTCGGCGAACACCGCGCCGTACCGCAGGTCGAAGCAGACGGCCACCGTCCCGCCCTGGCGGACCGGCACGAGCGTCCGGCTGAACTCGGGCCACTTCAAGAACAGCTCGCGGGCGAGCGCGGCCCAGAGCTTCTGCTGCTCCTCCACAAGTGCCCGACCGGTACCCGCGTCCGGGGCCGCGTGGACGCCGGGGAGGCGGTTCAACCCCCGGAGGATGTCGCGGGCGGCCGCCCCGGTGGCGAGTACGTCGACGCGCTCGCCCGAGACTTCGCAGAGGACGGCGTAATCGAGCCCGCCGCTCCAGCGGACGTAATGCTTGAGCGCGCGGGTGTATTCCTCGATCAGGTTCTTCGGGTTGGGGGAGAACGTCCGCGGGTCGCGGGGGAGGAACAGCCAACACCAGACGAACACCGGCAGAACGCTAAGAGCGAACAGGGTGATCGCCACCGCTCCGAGGACTTCGGGCTTGGCCTGGTCCTTGGAAATCATGACCCGAAGGAGGTCGAGGTGGTCTTGTTGGTATCGGAGTGAAGCCTTGTGGAGCAGACCACCGGCCAGGATCAGGAGGGCGACGGTCAACGGCGGGAGGAATCGTCGCCCCGGGTTGATCCACTCGACCAGCGGCCGCCCGCTGCCGAACGAGATGAGCACGTTGAAAACCAAGTACGCGACGGCCGCGTACCCGGCTGCCTGAAAGAGATCGTTGAAGTCCATAATGAAGTCATCAAGTCTTCAGGTCTTCAAGTCTGCTGACGCCTCGTGTACGGTCGCGAACACGTGTTTTGAGTGCCTCGGGGCGACCAGACGTGGACCCTGGCATCGCCCGGGGACGCCGTCGGCACACTTTTCGCCCCCGGCGGCCACGCCTCGGGCATTACTTCTTCGCCCGCGCCCGCCACTTCGTCTCAACTTCCTGGTTCACCACCCAGCCCGTCGGCCATTCGCCGGCCAGCATCTTCGCGATCGCCTCGGCCGCCGCGCGGGCCATGTCGTCGCGGGATTGCACGTCCACGCCTGCCGTGTGGGCGGTCATCACGACGTTGTCGAGTTGCAGGAGCGGGTTGTCCGGTTGCGGGGGTTCTTCGTCGAACACATCGAGGCCGGCGCCGGCGAGCCGGTTGTTTTTGAGGGCGTCGTACAACGCCGGTTCGTTCACCACGCCGCCGCGGGCCGTGTTGATGAGATACGCGGTCTTCTTCATCAGGCCGAGGGATTCGGCGTTGATGATGTGCTTGGTCCCTGGCAGCATCGGCATGTGCAGCGTGACCACATCCGACTGTTTCAGCAAGTCATTCAGTTCGACGAGTGGGATGTGGTGCTTGGCCGCGAAGTCCTTGTCCGCGAACGGGTCGAAGGCGATCACGGGCATGCCGAACGCCTGCCCGCGGAGGGCGACGGCCTTCCCGGTCCGGCCGAACCCGACCACGCCGAGCGTCCGCCCGCGGAGCGGTTGGTTCGCCCGCCGGACCCACTGGCCCTTTTGGATCGCGGTGTGCTGCGTGATCAGGTTCTTGGCCAGCGCCAGCAGGAGCATGAACGTGTGTTCGGCCACCGCGTCGTGGTTGGTCCCCGGAGTGATCGTGACGGCGACGCCGTGGTCGGTCGCGGCGGCCACGTCCACCCCGTCGTACCCGACCCCGGCCCGGGCGATGACCGACAGACCGGCCGCGGCCGCCTTCTCGATGACCGCCCGGGTGTACGGCTCGGACCCGGCCAGGCTGGCGGCCGCCCCCGGCAGCTGGGCGAGCAGTTCGTCCTCGGTCATCTGGACGTTCCGCGTCGGGAACACCATTTCGACGCCCGCGCCGCGGAGCACGGGGCCGTACACGTGTTCGATTTCCTTGAGCGGGGCGGGGGCGACGAGCACCTTCGGTTGCATGGCGACGGTTCCGGGTACCGGGCAGGAGGAGGGCCGACCGCGGGGGGTAGGCAAGAATTTCTTTTATAGGGGAACTGAACCCGTCCGCCCGTCGCGTGTCCCTCATTCGCCTGCGGCGGCAGTCTTTCGGGCCGGTCGGGTTGATCGGGTTGGCCGCGCGGCGGGCAGCCGGCAAGTGGGCGAATTTCCAGGAGGTGCTTGAAAAATGCCCGGACAAGTCCGATGATGCATCTGGTGCGGTTTACCGTACCGAAGCGTGGTTCCCGATTTTTACCCGGTACCCGTTTACGCTCCCGGAGGCTTACCAACGAAGGCACTGGC is drawn from Fimbriiglobus ruber and contains these coding sequences:
- a CDS encoding alpha/beta hydrolase encodes the protein MFRLTTTAAWLSTLFALIPPVARAADPPPPGPVTRFDVTYATAGDEKLKLDFAAPPGPGPFPCVVCLHGGAWKMGSRKDLSRPIPWAEFGPGNKSLIETLAGHGYAAASVSYRFAPKSKFPAQIEDAKTAVRFLRANAKEFHIDPDRIGALGFSSGGHLAALLGTTDKSAGFDGPLYPDQSSRVSCVVDFFGPADLSLFGDTPGIEAMFLVPLMGGTAASKSDLYKKASPLDRVSKNSVPFLILQGTADIVVPAVHSERLHDKLTAAGVKSELILLKGKGHGWGGVDAVQSSDAMFKFLDEYLKGK
- a CDS encoding phosphoglycerate dehydrogenase; the protein is MQPKVLVAPAPLKEIEHVYGPVLRGAGVEMVFPTRNVQMTEDELLAQLPGAAASLAGSEPYTRAVIEKAAAAGLSVIARAGVGYDGVDVAAATDHGVAVTITPGTNHDAVAEHTFMLLLALAKNLITQHTAIQKGQWVRRANQPLRGRTLGVVGFGRTGKAVALRGQAFGMPVIAFDPFADKDFAAKHHIPLVELNDLLKQSDVVTLHMPMLPGTKHIINAESLGLMKKTAYLINTARGGVVNEPALYDALKNNRLAGAGLDVFDEEPPQPDNPLLQLDNVVMTAHTAGVDVQSRDDMARAAAEAIAKMLAGEWPTGWVVNQEVETKWRARAKK